Proteins from a genomic interval of Salvelinus alpinus chromosome 7, SLU_Salpinus.1, whole genome shotgun sequence:
- the LOC139581909 gene encoding probable serine/threonine-protein kinase clkA produces MSTSQFNPNPSLYHNLNPSFMSTSQFNPNPSLYHNLNPSFMSTSQFNPNPSLYHNLNPSFMSTSQFNPNPSLYHNLNPSFMSTSQFNPNPSLYHNLNPSFMSTSQFNPNPSLNHNLNPSFMSTSQFNPNPSLYHNLNPSFMSTSQFNPSLYHNLNPSFMSTSQFNPNPSLYHNLNPSFMSTSQFNPNPSLYHNLNPSFMSTSQFNPNPSLYHNLNPSFMSTSQFNPNPSLYHNLNPSFMSTSQFNPNPSLYHNLNPSFMSTSQFNPNPSLYHNLNPSFMSTSQFNPNPSLNLNPSFMSTSQFNPNPSLYHNLNPSFMSTSQFNPNPSLYHNLNPSFMSTSQFNPNPSLYHNLNPSFMSTSQFNPNPSLNLNPSFMSTSQFNPNPSLYHNLNPSFMSTSQFNPNPSLNHNLNPSFMSTSQFNPNPSLNLNPSFMSTSQFNPNPSLYHNLNPSFMSTSQFNPNPSLNHNLNPSFMSTSQFNPNPSLYHNLNPSFMSTSQFNPNPSLYHNLNPSFMSTSQFNPNPSLNHNLNPSFMSTSQFNPNPSLNLNPSFMSTSQFNSNSRDPPPLDFPVTPFGFFFLHLDPVFSITDKGQFIFPISDNLCGMFEIHIKE; encoded by the coding sequence atgtccacgtcccagttcaaccctaaccctagtctttACCACAACCTTAaccccagcttcatgtccacgtcccagttcaaccctaaccctagtctttACCACAACCTTAaccccagcttcatgtccacgtcccagttcaaccctaaccctagtctttACCACAACCTTAaccccagcttcatgtccacgtcccagttcaaccctaaccctagtctttACCACAACCTTAaccccagcttcatgtccacgtcccagttcaaccctaaccctagtctttACCACAACCTTAACCCCAGCTTCATGTCTacgtcccagttcaaccctaaccctagtcttaACCACAACCTTAaccccagcttcatgtccacgtcccagttcaaccctaaccctagtctttACCACAACCTTAaccccagcttcatgtccacgtcccagttcaaccctagtCTTTACCACAACCTTAaccccagcttcatgtccacgtcccagttcaaccctaaccctagtctttACCACAACCTTAaccccagcttcatgtccacgtcccagttcaaccctaaccctagtctttACCACAACCTTAaccccagcttcatgtccacgtcccagttcaaccctaaccctagtctttACCACAACCTTAaccccagcttcatgtccacgtcccagttcaaccctaaccctagtctttACCACAACCTTAaccccagcttcatgtccacgtcccagttcaaccctaaccctagtctttACCACAACCTTAACCCCAGCTTCATGTCTacgtcccagttcaaccctaaccctagtctttACCACAACCTTAaccccagcttcatgtccacgtcccagttcaaccctaaccctagtcttaaccttaaccccagcttcatgtccacgtcccagttcaaccctaaccctagtctttACCACAACCTTAaccccagcttcatgtccacgtcccagttcaaccctaaccctagtctttACCACAACCTTAACCCCAGCTTCATGTCTacgtcccagttcaaccctaaccctagtctttACCACAACCTTAaccccagcttcatgtccacgtcccagttcaaccctaaccctagtcttaaccttaaccccagcttcatgtccacgtcccagttcaaccctaaccctagtctttACCACAACCTTAaccccagcttcatgtccacgtcccagttcaaccctaaccctagtcttaACCACAACCTTAaccccagcttcatgtccacatcccagttcaaccctaaccctagtcttaaccttaaccccagcttcatgtccacgtcccagttcaaccctaaccctagtctttACCACAACCTTAaccccagcttcatgtccacatcccagttcaaccctaaccctagtcttaACCACAACCTTAACCCCAGCTTCATGTCTacgtcccagttcaaccctaaccctagtctttACCACAACCTTAaccccagcttcatgtccacgtcccagttcaaccctaaccctagtctttACCACAACCTTAaccccagcttcatgtccacgtcccagttcaaccctaaccctagtcttaACCACAACCTTAaccccagcttcatgtccacgtcccagttcaaccctaaccctagtcttaACCTTAACCCCAGCTTCATGTCTACGTCCCAGTTCAACTCTAACTCTAGGGATCCCCCACCTCTTGATTTCCCAGTAACACCATTTGGTTTCTTCTTTCTTCACCTGGATCCTGTTTTCTCCATCACTGACAAAGGGCAGTTCATTTTTCCTATATCTGACAACCTCTGTGGAATGTTTGAAATTCACATAAAGGAATAA